The Caldalkalibacillus thermarum nucleotide sequence TGAAGAGGGAAATCCAACTACGGATCCTCATCGGGTCAGTGCTTTGCTCCCGTTTGGAGGACCCAAAGGATATGGTCTGGCCTTGATGGTTGATGTACTGTCGGGTATATTAACCGGTTCCGCTTTTGGTCCCCATATAACAGCTATGTATGGGGATTATGACAAAAAGCGCAAGTTAGGACATCTACTCATGGCTATTGACATTTCCATATATACAACCGCAGACAATTTTTTAACTCATATCGATCAAATGATTGATGAATTGCATCAGGTACCGCCAGCACCTGGGTTTGAACGGGTGATGGTACCGGGAGAACCGGAGCAATTGAAAGAGGAAGAACGTTTGGCAAACGGCATCCCAATCACCAATGTCGTTTATCAGGAGCTGACTTCCGGAGAAGCATAATTTCTCCGGTTCGTGTCAACTCATAAAAAATCTTACCGAACTGAAACGGATCATTCATATAAAGTTAAATTGGGCACAAAGGATGACTATTACCACTAATAGTCAAGAAAACAGCCATTATCAAAATGTATCAAATAGGATGAGTACTCGTGAAACTGGTAAATTTATTGAAAGAATTTTGGACTCATCCTATTCCGCAACAACCATCAGTAACCTTACGGAGGTGTCCCTTAAGGATATTGATCAATGACAGCAAAGACCGTTAGAGAAGCGGTACATCGTTCCCTATTTAGACGGCACTTATATCAAACTTCGCCGGGATACCGTGCATTAAGACCCATGAACAGTCTTCCAGATGTCAAAGCAGCTGAAAAAAACGTGTACCTTACTGTACAGGATACCAATCACAAATGATCAGAAAGAAAGTTACGTGGGGGCCGTCAATTTAAACTTTAACAGGTGAAACTTTTTCAGCAATCCCAAATTACACAACATTTTCAAAAAAAATATGTTATAATAAATGTGAACAAAAACAAAAACATCGTTTTATATTATCGTACATCAACAAGTGTGGCAGTATAGGGCCTATTCAGAGGGAGGATGGATATGAATATCGTTCGCTTTTTAGATGAACAAGGAACAGCAGTTTTGGGTGTCTTAGAAGGGGAAGAGATCTATGAGATCACTACTCTTCATCCCGAAGCATGCCGGGACATTGTCACCCTGGCTCAGCATGCCAAAAATGTCGGTCAGACCCCTTCTCAATTGATTTCCTCATTAAACTATAGGCAGCAGGAAAAAGTTTACCGTCTGCAGAACGTTGAATTGTTAACTCCTGTTGATGCACCTGAAGTGTGGGCTTGTGGGGTGACATACGAGCGGAGCCGGGATGCAAGAAATATAGAAATGAAAGAAAAGCCCGAAGGACTTACGTTCTACGATAAGGTTTATGAAGCCGAACGTCCGGAAATTTTCTTCAAGTCCACGTCAGCCCGGACTGTTCACCCTCATCAACCAGTTTGCATCCGTTCTGATTCAGAGTGGCAAGTGCCAGAACCTGAGGTCGGTTTGGTTATTAATGGATCAGGTGAGATCATCGGTTATACTGCCGGTAATGACATGAGCAGCCGTGACATCGAAGGAGAAAATCCTCTCTATCTTCCTCAAGCTAAAATTTGGCGCAACTCATGCTCATTCGGTCCGACGATCCGTTTAGCTGAGACGGTGGATGACCCTTATAATATGGACATTGTGTGTCGTATTTACAGAGAAGAAAAGCTCATCTTTGAAGGCAGTGCTAATACGTCCCAGTTAAAACGCAAATTTCATGAACTCATTAACTATCTCCTCCGGGACAATGAGGTCTTCGACGGTACAGTTCTCTTAACTGGTACTTGTATTGTTCCTCCTGACGAATTTACCCTGCAGGAAGGAGATCTCATCGAAATTGAAGTATCCGGTGTGGGAACCTTGTCCAATCCTGTTGCTCTGGCGACACGGACAGGAGTACAAAAATCTTAACTTCATATAAAAAATCACAATGGTGGAAAAGGAGTGGGTATTTATGACACAAACTTATCTCAATTACATCAACGGAGAATGGAAAGCTTCTGCATCCGGTCAAACCATCAAGAGCATCAACCCGGCTAACGTTAATGAGGTCGTTGGGGAAATCCAAGCTTCAACTGCAGACGATGTTCAAGAAGCTGTTCAGGCGGCTAAAGCAGCTCAGAGAACATGGAAAAAAATGTCTGGCGCCGAACGAGGCCATATTTTGTATAAAGCAGCTGACATTTTGGAAAGTCGCCTAGATGAAATTGCCGAATCCATGACCCGGGAAATGGGAAAAACGCTCCCTGAGGCCAAAGGAGAAACGATGCGTGGTGTTCATCTGTTGCGCTATTATGCTGGGGAAGGCTTACGCAAAGTAGGGGATGTCATCCCGTCAATGGATGGGAAAACTCATCTTTATACGACCCGCGTCCCCTTGGGCGTTGTTGGTATCATTACCCCGTGGAACTTCCCAGTGGCCATTCCGATTTGGAAGATTGCCCCTGCTCTCATTTACGGCAATACCGTTGTCTTTAAGCCAGCCAGTGACACAGGGGTAACAGCAGCAAAAGTGGTTGAGGTCTTCGCACAGGCTGGTTTGCCAAAAGGAGTGCTTAATTTTGTCACTGGAAGCGGATCCCGTGTGGGTAATGCCATTATTGAACATGACGATATTCATGGTATCTCCTTTACTGGATCTAACTCAACGGGCCGTTATATTGCCCAAACTGCTGCTGCCCGGGGCGTAAAATATCAGCTTGAAATGGGAGGGAAAAATCCTGCCATCGTCGATGAAGAGTGTGATTTGGACTTGGCCGTCACCCAAGTCATCAATGGAGCCATGAAGTCGACGGGACAGAAATGTACGGCAACGAGCCGGGCTTTGATCCATCGCAACATTTATGAGCAATTTAAAGCTAAACTGCTTGATGAACTTCAAAAAATCACCATTGGAGACGGTTTGCAAGATGGCGTTTGGATGGGGCCTGTAGCCAACAAAAACCAGCTCGATACCATTCTCAAGATGATTGAAAAAGGCAAAAGTGAAGGCGGCAAGATTCTTTTCGGCGGGGAAGTGCCAGAAGGTGAGCAGTACAAGAACGGTTACTTTATTCAACCAACCGTGTTCGAAAGCGTCTCTCCCAAAGCAGACATTGCTCAGGAAGAGATTTTTGGTCCGGTTCTGGTGCTTATTCCAGTGGACAGTTTAGAGGAAGCTTTTGAAATTGCTAACGACGTCCGTTTTGGACTCAGTGCTTCTCTGTTTACCACTAACGTGAATAAAGCACTGTCATTTATAGATGAGATAGATGCCGGTATGGTTCGTATTAATGGTGAAACAGCTGGTGTGGAGCCCCAAGCACCATTTGGCGGCATGAAGGAATCCAGTTCACATTCCCGTGAACAAGGACGTGCTGCTATTGAATTTTACACTTCCATTAAGACTGTTTCCATTTGTCGTTAAGCTGATCATTCATCAAGGTAAAACTAGGCATCTCTTCTTGAAGACCTCTTCGTGAACTGGGTTCACGGAGAGGATTTTTTTACATTGAATAAGATGTGCTGGCAATTAAGGAATGATATTTAGGTAGAGTAAAATAATTATTGGTTCAGGGAGGATTTTTATGTAGAAAAGAGAAAGAGACCCATGGGTAAAAAACCGAAAAAGGAGGGTCTCTTTCCATGGAGTTATCCAATTATATCTCCATGTTATCGAAAAAAATTGTAGAAGGCAAGATGAATTTTGCAGATGTTGAGGAAGAATTGAAAAGACATCGGCTTACCTGGCGACAGAAGTAGCCTATCGTAAAAGTGAAAAGATGTTGAAGCAGCTGGGCATACCGATAGGCCATGAGACCATTCGCAACCATGTTCAAAGATATGGGGAAGCGATCAAACACAAACAGGAGCAATGGAATAAGGATGAGGCCAGTGGAAAACGTGCGAGTGAGATCATCATGGTGGAGTCCGATGGGATTTACGTTTCCCTGCAAGGCAAAGACCGGAAGAAAAGCAAGCGACATGAGATCAAAGTGGGCTGCCAATATGAAGGGTGGGAAAAGGCAGATCCTGCCGGGAGCAAGTACTGCTTGAAGAACCTACACGTGTTGGCCACCGTCGATTCAAGTGAGGCTTTTTGGGACCTTGACGCAATGTCGAAGGGAAAAGAAAGTCTCTAAAGCCAAGATTGAAGAACTGCGCAAGCGGATCTTGAGGCACTGGGAAAGCCCGAAGGATTACCGCACACGAGAAGTCAAACTGCCAGAGATCGCTCGTGGTGTAGGCAACATTGAAAACATCAACGATATTCTGATTGCTGACCAAATGAAAAAGCGTGGTTATGAGTTGGCGTGTCAGAGGAGCAGACCATCTCATCCAAGTACGAGCCAGCATTCTGAATGGCGAGTGGGAAGACGTTTCTCAGTGGGTTTTACGCCAAGCAGAGGCTGTACAAGAAGACAAAACGTGGCAGAAGAAAAACAGGCCAGCTCAGAGAAGAGCAAACTGTGGCGTGGTGTCAGGCACATATGCCCGGAGCCACAGGTTGTGAGCAGTGGCTAAGGGAGTTTTCAAAAGTAATACAGAACACTTTCATCGCTTAAAGCAATGAAGTTGTAAGAGCACTTGAAGGCAGGACTCGAAAAATGAGGTTCCATGGGTCTCGGGAAACAAAAAGAAAAAAGAACCAATAAACTATTGACGGTTACGAGTTGACACGTTGGGTTGTTCCTCATGCGCAAATGATGTAAAATAGTTTTCTAATGTAAAACAAATGACTTAACTGAATTGACACATGAAAACGTAATGGTGTATGAAAGGATATTATTTAGTGTTAGGGGGTGTTTAAAGTGAAAGAAACAAAAGGGCTCATTAATGCAGTTGACCGGGCATTACGAATCCTGGATTTATTTACTGATCAGCAGCCTGAATTAAAATTAACAGAGATCAGCAAAACGCTTAATTTGCACAAAAGTACTGTTCATGGTCTGTTACGCACTCTTGCTCATCATGGTTATATTTCTCAAAATCCAGAAACAGGAAAGTACCGGCTTGGGCTTAAATTTTTGGAAAAGAGCGACAGAGTATTGCATGCACTAGATCTCCGTAAAATCGCTAATCCTCATTTGCGAGAAATTGCTAAAAAATACGGCGAGAGTACCCACTTAGTGATATTGGAGGGTGGAGAAGCCATCTATATTGATAAAATTGAAGGCCACCTGGCCATCGGTATGTATTCCCGAATCGGTAAACGGGCTCCAATATATTGTACGGCAGTGGGAAAGGTTTTAGTTTCAGAAAAACCAGAATGGGAGCTTAAGGAGATTGTCCAAAACCAGAACTATATTAGGCATACCAAGAATACAATTAATAGTGCAGATGAATTATTGGAAGAAATTAGACGCGTCAGAGAGTTAGGGTATGGCATGGATGATGAAGAGTTAGAGATTGGATTGCGGTGTATCGCTGTTCCTGTGCGCAATAATACGGGTTCCATTGTAGCTGCCATTAGTATCTCAGGTCCTACAATGCGCCTCAGTAACAAGGTACTCCCTGAAGTGGTCGATAGCATGAAAAAAGCCGCTGCCCAGATATCGTCAGAATTGGGTTACCAAAAAGATAGAGAGCTGCCAATTTAATCCCCATAACAAACCACGTCAGAATGTGCTAGTTTTCTCCCCTTAGCCTTATCGTTGTCATGTACCCTTCCTTAACAGCGCGGATTAGCCTCCCATTAGAGCAATAAGATTGACATAGTGCAATCCGCGCTGATTCACCCGGCGTGTCAACTCATACAAAAATCTTACCGAACAGAAACTGATCACTCAAATTAAAATCTAACCCAAAAGGCACCACGAAGTGGTGAGAGAAAGGCTTTGCCCCTTGGTTATCCCTTCCTTTCTCGCCAACGAGCTGTCAAGGGCGGCGTAGCCGTCGCATCGCGATTGCTGTCAAGCAACCCTTGACAGGAGGCGGGCGAGAAAGGACAATGGAGTTAAAGGCAAGCCTTCTAATTATGGACGATTTGTTCTACAGTCTTGTCAGCCGATGGCGTCTGAGGGTCTTTAGCTAACACTGTAGTTTTTGATGCATGTTCAGCGGATTGAGGGCTTGCCTTTTTGCATCAGCGCCTCTGCTTGATCTGCAGAAAGCACTCCTTTTTCAAGTAGACGGTCAAATGGTGTTTTGGCCTGGTCATAGCGCTTTTTCACTTTACCCCCTTGCCGTGATTTGGCGATCACCTTACGCATGGGTAAAAGCAGGTTCACATAGGGGTCAAGGCGTGTATACACCGCATTAAGCCAAGCCACCGTTTCAGGTGTGTCATAGCGCTCGTAGCCCACAATCTCCCGCACATATTGCCGGTTTTTTTGCTCAGCCATGGGGTTATCCGTTTTTATGATACGGACGGCTGCGAGTGAACCTTATACCGTGAGCCTGGCAAAACTTGGGCAGATGATGGTTGAAAAATTCGC carries:
- a CDS encoding Ldh family oxidoreductase — translated: HVVAKEAMQEAINRAKYQGIGMVGVINSSHCGALSYYVQMAAGQKMIGIALTHTDKVMVPFGGAKPYLGTNPIAFGVPAKKHKPIILDMATSEVAFGKVLHARNQGLSIPDRWGVDEEGNPTTDPHRVSALLPFGGPKGYGLALMVDVLSGILTGSAFGPHITAMYGDYDKKRKLGHLLMAIDISIYTTADNFLTHIDQMIDELHQVPPAPGFERVMVPGEPEQLKEEERLANGIPITNVVYQELTSGEA
- a CDS encoding fumarylacetoacetate hydrolase family protein; protein product: MNIVRFLDEQGTAVLGVLEGEEIYEITTLHPEACRDIVTLAQHAKNVGQTPSQLISSLNYRQQEKVYRLQNVELLTPVDAPEVWACGVTYERSRDARNIEMKEKPEGLTFYDKVYEAERPEIFFKSTSARTVHPHQPVCIRSDSEWQVPEPEVGLVINGSGEIIGYTAGNDMSSRDIEGENPLYLPQAKIWRNSCSFGPTIRLAETVDDPYNMDIVCRIYREEKLIFEGSANTSQLKRKFHELINYLLRDNEVFDGTVLLTGTCIVPPDEFTLQEGDLIEIEVSGVGTLSNPVALATRTGVQKS
- the gucD gene encoding alpha-ketoglutaric semialdehyde dehydrogenase GucD, encoding MTQTYLNYINGEWKASASGQTIKSINPANVNEVVGEIQASTADDVQEAVQAAKAAQRTWKKMSGAERGHILYKAADILESRLDEIAESMTREMGKTLPEAKGETMRGVHLLRYYAGEGLRKVGDVIPSMDGKTHLYTTRVPLGVVGIITPWNFPVAIPIWKIAPALIYGNTVVFKPASDTGVTAAKVVEVFAQAGLPKGVLNFVTGSGSRVGNAIIEHDDIHGISFTGSNSTGRYIAQTAAARGVKYQLEMGGKNPAIVDEECDLDLAVTQVINGAMKSTGQKCTATSRALIHRNIYEQFKAKLLDELQKITIGDGLQDGVWMGPVANKNQLDTILKMIEKGKSEGGKILFGGEVPEGEQYKNGYFIQPTVFESVSPKADIAQEEIFGPVLVLIPVDSLEEAFEIANDVRFGLSASLFTTNVNKALSFIDEIDAGMVRINGETAGVEPQAPFGGMKESSSHSREQGRAAIEFYTSIKTVSICR
- a CDS encoding UPF0236 family transposase-like protein, with the protein product MATEVAYRKSEKMLKQLGIPIGHETIRNHVQRYGEAIKHKQEQWNKDEASGKRASEIIMVESDGIYVSLQGKDRKKSKRHEIKVGCQYEGWEKADPAGSKYCLKNLHVLATVDSSEAFWDLDAMSKGKESL
- a CDS encoding IclR family transcriptional regulator yields the protein MKETKGLINAVDRALRILDLFTDQQPELKLTEISKTLNLHKSTVHGLLRTLAHHGYISQNPETGKYRLGLKFLEKSDRVLHALDLRKIANPHLREIAKKYGESTHLVILEGGEAIYIDKIEGHLAIGMYSRIGKRAPIYCTAVGKVLVSEKPEWELKEIVQNQNYIRHTKNTINSADELLEEIRRVRELGYGMDDEELEIGLRCIAVPVRNNTGSIVAAISISGPTMRLSNKVLPEVVDSMKKAAAQISSELGYQKDRELPI